The following coding sequences are from one Mycoplasma mycoides subsp. capri window:
- a CDS encoding DUF6088 family protein, giving the protein MSYLSQIQNRIDHFEPGTIFISNDFLDIASNETVRRTLNKLVEEQKIKRIMNGFYYSPAYSELIQEYEAFGVHELAISIARKYNWEIAPFGIACLNILGLSTQVPAKNIYVTNGKNKTYRINRKVIEFKKVSNKEISNMSLKTKIVIQAIKEVGKNNLTKKDIGRIRHRLSEVEKKNLLKEASCTTVWIYDYIKEICKEQYE; this is encoded by the coding sequence ATGTCATATTTATCACAAATTCAAAATAGAATTGATCACTTTGAACCTGGAACAATTTTTATTAGTAATGATTTTTTAGATATTGCTTCTAATGAAACTGTTCGTAGAACTTTAAATAAACTAGTAGAAGAACAAAAAATCAAAAGAATTATGAATGGTTTTTATTATAGTCCTGCTTATAGTGAACTTATTCAAGAATATGAAGCATTTGGAGTTCATGAATTAGCAATTTCTATTGCTAGAAAATATAATTGAGAAATTGCTCCTTTTGGTATTGCTTGTCTTAATATATTAGGTTTATCAACGCAAGTTCCAGCTAAAAATATTTATGTAACCAATGGAAAAAATAAAACATATAGAATAAATAGAAAGGTTATAGAATTTAAAAAAGTTAGTAATAAAGAAATTTCAAATATGTCTTTAAAAACAAAAATTGTTATTCAAGCTATTAAAGAAGTTGGTAAGAACAATTTAACAAAAAAGGACATTGGTAGAATCAGACATAGATTATCTGAAGTTGAAAAGAAAAATTTGCTAAAAGAAGCAAGTTGTACAACTGTATGAATCTATGATTATATTAAAGAAATTTGTAAGGAACAATATGAATAA
- a CDS encoding nucleotidyl transferase AbiEii/AbiGii toxin family protein yields MNKFYVKTDSELRVLISNAADIRDWPREVVEKDYWVSFLLDYIFSESKWSNSFTFKGGTSLSKCFNLIERFSEDIDLILDWKVVGYENNEPYIERTKSSQSRFNTALNEKTIVFLKDEFVKTLNEDLNKYNLEFWIDPEDPNSVLCSYPKLFSQTYLTKNIRLEIGCLGKSTPAEDVKIKPLISEVYPDVFKQSAIIRTISPERTFWEKTLILHSVCNKSEEKPLNTRYARHYYDLYCLYNSVYKKKALDDINLLLDATQFKKKFYWSKSANYDDVLENKNLKLIPNDFRLEQVKKDYVDMKNMFYGHIPSIEQIFETLKKLEVEINDKLKTN; encoded by the coding sequence ATGAATAAATTTTATGTAAAAACAGATTCAGAACTAAGAGTTTTAATATCAAATGCAGCTGATATAAGAGATTGACCAAGAGAGGTTGTAGAAAAAGATTATTGAGTTAGTTTTTTATTAGATTATATTTTTAGTGAAAGTAAATGATCTAATTCATTTACTTTTAAAGGTGGAACCTCACTTTCTAAATGTTTTAATTTAATTGAAAGGTTTTCTGAAGATATAGATTTAATATTAGATTGAAAAGTTGTAGGTTATGAAAACAACGAACCATACATTGAAAGAACTAAAAGCAGCCAAAGTAGATTTAATACAGCATTAAATGAAAAAACAATAGTCTTTTTAAAAGATGAATTTGTAAAAACATTAAATGAAGATTTAAATAAATATAATTTAGAATTTTGAATTGATCCAGAAGATCCAAACAGTGTTTTATGTAGTTATCCTAAGCTATTTTCTCAAACCTATTTAACTAAAAATATTAGACTAGAAATAGGTTGTCTTGGTAAGTCAACTCCTGCTGAAGATGTAAAAATCAAGCCTTTAATTTCTGAAGTATATCCTGATGTATTTAAACAATCTGCTATTATAAGAACTATTAGTCCTGAAAGAACTTTTTGAGAAAAAACACTTATTTTACACTCTGTATGTAATAAGTCTGAAGAAAAACCACTTAATACTAGATATGCTAGACATTATTATGATTTGTATTGCTTATATAATTCAGTTTATAAGAAAAAAGCTCTTGATGATATAAATTTACTTTTAGATGCTACTCAATTTAAAAAGAAATTTTATTGATCAAAATCTGCAAATTATGATGATGTTTTAGAAAATAAGAATTTAAAATTAATACCAAATGATTTTAGACTAGAGCAAGTTAAAAAAGATTATGTTGATATGAAAAATATGTTTTATGGACATATACCATCAATAGAACAAATATTTGAAACACTAAAAAAACTAGAAGTTGAAATTAATGATAAACTAAAAACAAATTAA